One Phycisphaera mikurensis NBRC 102666 DNA window includes the following coding sequences:
- the dcd gene encoding dCTP deaminase codes for MPVLSDTQIREQVGIEPFADAAKRPGSISYGVSSYGYDVRVGTLFKIFTATPPSGRQAVVDPKRFNEECFVTVDTAHHQADHVIVPPNSFALCETVEVFDIPRDVLAICVGKSTYARCGIIVNVTPLEPEWRGKITIEISNTTPLPAKIYANEGIAQLIFLKADDVCAVSYADKAGKYQDQTGLVLPKVD; via the coding sequence ATGCCCGTGCTCAGCGACACCCAGATCCGCGAACAGGTCGGCATCGAGCCCTTCGCCGACGCGGCGAAGCGGCCGGGCTCGATCAGCTACGGCGTGTCCAGCTACGGCTACGACGTCCGCGTGGGCACCCTCTTCAAGATCTTCACCGCCACGCCGCCCTCGGGCCGGCAGGCCGTGGTCGATCCCAAACGCTTCAACGAGGAGTGCTTCGTCACGGTCGACACGGCCCACCACCAGGCCGACCACGTCATCGTGCCGCCGAACTCCTTCGCCCTCTGCGAGACCGTCGAGGTCTTCGACATCCCCCGCGACGTGCTGGCGATCTGCGTGGGCAAGAGCACCTACGCCCGCTGCGGGATCATCGTGAACGTCACGCCGCTGGAGCCGGAGTGGCGGGGCAAGATCACCATCGAGATCAGCAACACCACGCCGCTGCCGGCGAAGATCTACGCGAACGAGGGCATCGCCCAGCTGATCTTCCTGAAGGCGGACGACGTGTGCGCGGTGTCGTACGCCGACAAGGCCGGCAAGTACCAGGACCAGACGGGGCTCGTGCTCCCGAAGGTGGATTGA
- a CDS encoding adenosylcobalamin-dependent ribonucleoside-diphosphate reductase, whose product MKISRHFTTAGRDVFDDIAWSTRTSRISGTDGRVVFEMNDAEVPAGWSQLATDIMVSKYFRKAGVPQLDENGEPLEDADGQPVTGPERSARQVIHRLALCWTTWGREHGYFDTAEDGDAFYDELCHMMLRQMCAPNSPQWFNTGLNAAYGIQGPPQGHWYVDPETGEARQSEDAYTHPQPHACFIQSVDDDLVGDDGIMSLWTREARLFKYGSGTGTNFSSIRGEDEPLAGGGRSSGLMSFLKIGDRAAGAIKSGGTTRRAAKMCCLDLDHPDVEAFVNWKVREEIKVAALVAGMERLADQKASPDDPETLGETAERLGLQLDYDFNGEAYATVSGQNSNNSVRIPNAFFEAVANDADWTLTRRTDGEVAKTLDANALWDAIGYAAWRCADPGVQYDTTINDWHTCPEAGRINASNPCSEYMFLDDTACNLASLNLLTFFDEETATFDAASFEHGVSIWTIVLEISVLMAQFPSRAIAENSFRFRTLGLGYANLGAMLMRAGIPYDSDRGRAIAGCVTAILTGRSYATSAAMAGELGAFPAYAENLSADPAGGGNMLRVIRNHRRAAYGIPSHADEATKSELGDYERIGVRPVPIQGADLTSDHEACGKLSNGEDLLARARRAWDDALAGGEAHGFRNAQATVLAPTGTIGLLMDCDTTGVEPDFALVKFKKLAGGGYFKIVNQSLPPALKSLGYGEAQVNAILQHVLGTLHLDVPLTLDGKTDSTRSFREWLTERGFTAEDLEKVEAGLPSVFELGMAFSAWTLGDEALARVGLDPAAAQQAGFSVLEQLGLRRKDVAAMNAIVCGTQTVEGAPQLKDEHLAVFDCANTCGPTGERFISAEGHIRMMAAAQPFLSGAISKTINLPHDASVADIQDAYRTSWELGIKANALYRDGCKLSQPLNTSSSDVQEDADDDADVQEALEEVAAGVAAAAGAAVAGADGEAVGGIVERVVERPLRRRLPDTRLSRTHKFNVAGNEGYLTVGLHDDGSPGELFITMAKEGSTIGGLMDTLGTAVSVALQYGVPIESLVTKFSHQRFEPAGMTHNPDIPFAKSLVDYIFRWMGIEFVEGYREQVVPRRAAAVAAPTPPAQHPGAAVVGRAAAAPRNPRTAGGHAAEPARSADSTLSEAMSSLQSDAPACDGCGSITVRNGTCYRCLNCGASMGCS is encoded by the coding sequence ATGAAGATCTCCCGCCACTTCACCACCGCAGGCCGCGACGTTTTCGACGACATCGCGTGGTCCACGCGCACCAGCCGGATCTCCGGCACCGACGGCCGCGTGGTCTTCGAAATGAACGACGCCGAGGTCCCCGCCGGCTGGAGCCAGCTCGCCACCGACATCATGGTGAGCAAGTACTTCCGCAAAGCCGGCGTGCCCCAGCTCGACGAGAACGGCGAGCCGCTGGAGGACGCCGACGGCCAGCCGGTCACCGGACCCGAACGCTCGGCACGCCAGGTCATCCACCGCCTCGCCCTGTGCTGGACGACCTGGGGCCGCGAGCACGGCTACTTCGACACGGCCGAGGACGGCGACGCCTTCTACGACGAGCTCTGCCACATGATGCTCCGGCAGATGTGCGCGCCCAACTCGCCGCAGTGGTTCAACACCGGGCTCAACGCGGCGTACGGCATCCAGGGCCCGCCGCAGGGCCACTGGTACGTTGACCCGGAGACCGGCGAAGCCCGGCAGTCCGAGGACGCTTACACGCACCCGCAGCCGCACGCCTGCTTCATCCAGAGCGTCGACGACGACCTCGTGGGCGACGACGGCATCATGAGCCTGTGGACCCGCGAGGCCCGGCTGTTCAAGTACGGCTCGGGCACCGGCACCAATTTCAGCAGCATCCGCGGCGAGGACGAGCCGCTGGCCGGCGGCGGCCGCAGCTCGGGGCTGATGTCCTTCCTGAAGATCGGCGACCGCGCGGCGGGCGCCATCAAGAGCGGCGGCACCACGCGGCGTGCGGCGAAGATGTGCTGCCTGGACCTGGACCACCCCGACGTGGAGGCCTTCGTCAACTGGAAGGTCCGCGAGGAGATCAAGGTCGCCGCGCTGGTCGCCGGCATGGAGCGGCTCGCCGATCAGAAGGCCTCGCCCGACGACCCCGAGACCCTCGGCGAGACCGCGGAGCGGCTCGGCCTCCAGCTCGACTACGACTTCAACGGGGAGGCCTACGCCACCGTCTCCGGGCAGAACTCCAACAACTCGGTGCGCATCCCCAACGCCTTCTTCGAGGCCGTTGCCAACGATGCCGACTGGACGCTGACCCGCCGCACCGACGGCGAGGTCGCCAAGACGCTCGACGCCAACGCCCTCTGGGACGCCATCGGCTACGCCGCCTGGCGCTGCGCCGACCCGGGCGTGCAGTACGACACGACGATCAACGACTGGCACACCTGCCCCGAGGCCGGCCGGATCAACGCGAGCAACCCCTGCTCGGAGTACATGTTCCTGGACGACACGGCGTGCAACCTCGCGTCGTTGAATCTCCTGACGTTCTTCGACGAGGAAACCGCCACCTTCGACGCGGCGTCCTTCGAGCACGGCGTCTCGATCTGGACGATCGTGCTGGAGATCTCGGTGCTCATGGCCCAGTTCCCGAGCCGGGCGATCGCCGAGAACAGCTTCCGCTTCCGCACGCTGGGGCTGGGCTACGCCAACCTGGGCGCGATGCTCATGCGGGCCGGCATCCCCTACGACAGCGACCGCGGCCGCGCGATCGCCGGCTGCGTCACCGCGATCCTCACCGGCCGCAGCTACGCGACCTCCGCCGCGATGGCGGGCGAGCTGGGCGCGTTCCCCGCGTACGCGGAGAACCTGTCCGCAGACCCCGCGGGCGGCGGCAACATGCTCCGCGTCATCCGGAACCACCGCCGGGCCGCGTACGGGATCCCGTCCCACGCGGACGAGGCGACCAAGAGCGAGCTGGGCGACTACGAGCGGATCGGCGTGCGGCCGGTGCCCATCCAGGGGGCGGACCTCACGAGCGACCACGAGGCCTGCGGCAAGCTGAGCAACGGCGAGGACCTGCTGGCCCGGGCCCGCCGCGCCTGGGACGACGCGCTCGCGGGCGGCGAGGCCCACGGCTTCCGCAACGCCCAGGCGACCGTGCTTGCGCCCACCGGCACGATCGGGCTGCTGATGGACTGCGACACCACCGGCGTCGAGCCGGACTTCGCGCTGGTCAAGTTCAAGAAGCTCGCCGGCGGCGGGTACTTCAAGATCGTCAACCAGAGCCTCCCGCCCGCGCTCAAGTCGCTCGGCTACGGCGAGGCCCAGGTCAACGCGATCCTGCAGCACGTGCTCGGCACGCTGCACCTGGACGTGCCGCTCACGCTCGACGGCAAGACCGACAGCACGCGCAGCTTCCGCGAGTGGCTCACCGAGCGTGGCTTCACCGCCGAGGACCTCGAGAAGGTCGAGGCCGGCCTGCCAAGCGTCTTCGAATTGGGCATGGCTTTCTCGGCGTGGACGCTCGGCGACGAAGCCCTCGCGCGTGTCGGCCTGGACCCCGCCGCGGCGCAGCAGGCCGGCTTCTCCGTGCTCGAGCAGCTGGGGCTCCGCCGGAAGGACGTCGCCGCGATGAACGCCATCGTCTGCGGCACGCAGACCGTCGAGGGCGCGCCGCAGCTCAAGGACGAGCACCTCGCCGTGTTCGACTGCGCGAACACCTGCGGCCCGACCGGGGAGCGCTTCATCTCGGCCGAGGGCCACATCCGGATGATGGCCGCGGCCCAGCCCTTCCTCTCCGGGGCGATCTCCAAGACGATCAACCTCCCGCACGACGCCAGCGTGGCCGACATCCAGGACGCCTACCGCACCAGCTGGGAGCTGGGCATCAAGGCCAACGCGCTCTACCGCGACGGCTGCAAGCTGAGCCAGCCGCTGAACACCTCGTCCTCCGACGTCCAGGAGGATGCCGACGACGACGCCGACGTGCAGGAGGCCCTCGAGGAGGTTGCCGCCGGCGTCGCCGCGGCGGCCGGGGCCGCCGTGGCCGGTGCGGACGGCGAGGCGGTCGGGGGCATCGTGGAGCGGGTGGTCGAGCGTCCCCTGCGTCGCCGCCTGCCCGACACGCGGCTCTCGCGGACCCACAAGTTCAACGTCGCCGGCAACGAGGGCTACCTGACCGTCGGCCTCCACGACGACGGGAGCCCCGGCGAGCTGTTCATCACGATGGCCAAGGAGGGCTCGACCATCGGCGGCCTGATGGACACGCTGGGCACGGCCGTCTCGGTCGCGCTGCAGTACGGCGTCCCGATCGAGAGCCTGGTGACCAAGTTCAGCCACCAGCGCTTCGAGCCCGCGGGGATGACCCACAACCCCGACATCCCCTTCGCCAAGAGCCTGGTGGACTACATCTTCCGCTGGATGGGCATCGAGTTCGTCGAGGGCTACCGCGAGCAGGTCGTGCCGCGGCGGGCCGCCGCGGTGGCGGCCCCGACGCCGCCGGCCCAGCACCCCGGTGCCGCCGTGGTCGGGCGTGCGGCGGCCGCTCCGCGGAACCCGCGGACCGCCGGCGGACACGCCGCCGAACCCGCGCGGTCCGCGGACTCCACCCTCTCCGAAGCCATGAGCTCGCTGCAGAGCGACGCCCCGGCCTGCGACGGCTGCGGCTCGATCACCGTCCGCAACGGCACCTGCTACCGCTGCCTCAACTGCGGCGCCTCGATGGGCTGCAGCTGA
- a CDS encoding SUMF1/EgtB/PvdO family nonheme iron enzyme: MPDPAATPTARPACCGARRPAAAAANRPPTARAARAGSAEGMITLPGGPFLMGTDEPDGFPADGEGPVREVTLSPFRLDATAVTVAAFARFVAETGFVTEAERFGWSFVFQGHLSPRFVRRVTARRQVPGAAWWVAVDGADWAHPEGPRSGVRHRQNHPATQISWHDAAAYAAWAGKRLPTEAEWEFAARGGTSQQRYPWGPTLEPRGKHRCNVFQGRFPEEDTAADGFAGPCPVDAYAPNAYGFHNLLGNVWEWCADWFCPVWHAEARDATRTDPIGPVPHDDLDRGGRPGTDGRAGVVHGGFTHRVQKGGSYLCHASYCNRYRLGARTGNTPDSGTTNSGFRCAMDA; the protein is encoded by the coding sequence GTGCCCGATCCCGCCGCGACGCCCACCGCCCGCCCCGCCTGCTGCGGGGCCCGCCGGCCCGCGGCCGCGGCCGCGAACCGCCCGCCGACCGCGCGGGCCGCTCGGGCGGGCTCGGCGGAGGGGATGATCACGCTGCCGGGCGGGCCCTTCCTGATGGGCACCGACGAGCCCGACGGATTCCCCGCGGACGGGGAGGGGCCCGTCCGCGAGGTCACGCTGTCGCCGTTCCGGCTCGACGCCACGGCGGTCACCGTCGCCGCCTTCGCCCGCTTCGTGGCGGAGACCGGCTTCGTCACCGAGGCCGAGCGGTTCGGCTGGAGCTTCGTCTTCCAGGGGCACCTCTCGCCGAGGTTCGTGCGCCGCGTGACCGCCCGGCGGCAGGTGCCCGGCGCGGCCTGGTGGGTGGCGGTGGACGGGGCCGACTGGGCCCATCCCGAGGGCCCGCGGAGCGGCGTGCGCCACCGGCAGAACCACCCGGCGACGCAGATCTCCTGGCACGACGCCGCCGCGTACGCGGCGTGGGCGGGGAAGCGGCTGCCGACCGAGGCCGAGTGGGAGTTCGCGGCCCGCGGCGGCACCTCCCAGCAGCGTTACCCCTGGGGACCGACGCTGGAGCCGCGCGGGAAGCACCGCTGCAACGTCTTCCAGGGCCGCTTCCCGGAGGAGGACACGGCGGCCGACGGCTTCGCGGGGCCGTGCCCGGTCGACGCCTACGCGCCCAACGCGTACGGCTTCCACAACCTGCTCGGGAACGTCTGGGAGTGGTGCGCGGACTGGTTCTGCCCGGTGTGGCACGCGGAGGCGCGGGACGCGACGCGGACCGACCCGATCGGGCCGGTCCCCCACGACGACCTCGACCGCGGGGGCCGCCCGGGCACCGACGGGAGGGCGGGCGTGGTTCACGGCGGCTTCACCCACCGCGTGCAGAAAGGCGGCAGCTACCTCTGCCACGCCAGCTACTGCAACCGCTACCGCCTCGGCGCACGCACCGGCAACACGCCGGACTCGGGCACGACCAACAGCGGCTTCCGGTGCGCGATGGACGCCTGA
- a CDS encoding ferritin-like domain-containing protein, which translates to MSDLNNATLSKIKSLHQINVDSIEGWKLAIEEIEHTELQTLFRGILQNREQQAAELASYLESHGAEVDHDTSFLSTVHRWWLDAKESIASKDNTAVVEEADRGEESILKKYDDLVNDEAVRASSLHPVLQRQHAQVDADHNRVHAMKERLQAAR; encoded by the coding sequence ATGTCAGACCTCAACAACGCCACGCTTTCGAAGATCAAGAGCCTCCACCAGATCAACGTGGACTCCATCGAGGGCTGGAAGCTTGCGATCGAGGAGATCGAGCACACCGAGCTGCAGACCCTGTTCCGCGGCATCCTCCAGAACCGCGAGCAGCAGGCCGCGGAACTGGCCTCGTACCTGGAGAGCCACGGTGCCGAGGTCGACCACGACACCAGCTTCCTCTCGACGGTGCACCGGTGGTGGCTGGACGCGAAGGAGTCCATCGCCTCGAAGGACAACACCGCCGTGGTGGAGGAGGCCGATCGCGGCGAGGAGAGCATCCTCAAGAAGTACGACGATCTGGTGAACGACGAGGCCGTCCGAGCTTCGTCCCTGCACCCGGTCCTGCAGCGTCAGCACGCGCAGGTCGACGCCGACCACAACCGCGTGCACGCGATGAAGGAGCGCCTCCAGGCGGCCCGCTGA
- a CDS encoding sigma-70 family RNA polymerase sigma factor, with amino-acid sequence MTTATLPDDAATASESTPSARPLRFHAALSAAERATLRELLAGPYEYMEDALYDEPDAEERIFDADVPIGRPSTAWYGQLAYEPRDTPRGSRAEKLPLLTPAEEKVAFLRFNYCRYRAERARLAIEGTHVGLRKGRELLHWHRQSHHWRELIAEYNLGLVLAMARRLPSGHVDYPEMISEGNMALLRGIDKFRVDKGFKFSTYACRAILKAFSRTGIKASKIKSLFPVGFEPDYERSNHSAEKNAAEERACVEEVRRIYEDNAADLSEIELSVVEKRFSFDDPDREKNLTLQQVGKMVGLTKERVRQIQIGAMAKIRETLEEEYLEVGLR; translated from the coding sequence ATGACCACCGCCACCCTCCCCGACGACGCCGCGACCGCCAGCGAGTCCACCCCGAGCGCCCGCCCCCTCCGCTTCCACGCCGCCTTGTCCGCCGCCGAGCGGGCGACGCTGCGCGAGCTCCTCGCGGGGCCGTACGAGTACATGGAGGATGCGCTGTACGACGAGCCGGACGCCGAGGAGCGGATCTTCGACGCCGACGTGCCGATCGGCCGCCCGAGCACCGCCTGGTACGGCCAGCTCGCGTACGAGCCCCGTGACACGCCGCGCGGCTCGCGTGCGGAGAAGCTCCCGCTGCTCACGCCCGCCGAGGAGAAGGTCGCCTTCCTCCGCTTCAACTACTGCCGGTACCGGGCGGAGCGGGCACGCCTCGCGATCGAGGGCACGCACGTGGGGCTCCGCAAGGGCCGCGAGCTGCTGCACTGGCACCGCCAGAGCCACCACTGGCGTGAGCTCATCGCCGAGTACAACCTCGGCCTCGTGCTGGCGATGGCCCGCCGCCTGCCCTCCGGCCACGTCGACTATCCCGAGATGATCTCCGAGGGCAACATGGCCCTGCTCCGCGGCATCGACAAGTTCCGCGTCGACAAGGGCTTCAAGTTCAGCACCTACGCCTGCCGGGCCATCCTCAAGGCCTTCAGCCGCACCGGCATCAAGGCCTCGAAGATCAAGAGCCTCTTCCCGGTCGGCTTCGAGCCGGATTACGAGCGCAGCAACCACTCCGCCGAGAAGAACGCCGCGGAGGAGCGGGCCTGCGTGGAGGAGGTCCGCCGGATCTACGAAGACAACGCCGCGGACCTCTCCGAGATCGAGCTCTCCGTCGTCGAGAAGCGGTTCTCCTTCGACGACCCCGACCGCGAGAAGAACCTGACGCTGCAGCAGGTGGGCAAGATGGTCGGGCTCACCAAGGAGCGTGTCCGGCAGATCCAGATCGGGGCGATGGCCAAGATCCGCGAGACGCTGGAGGAGGAGTACCTGGAGGTCGGCCTGCGGTGA
- the purD gene encoding phosphoribosylamine--glycine ligase: MPRKPTPEPPDGPPKTGPVHVLLLGAGGREHAIGWKLKQAERCGKIWFAPGNGGTREVGTNVDLPFDPVNTKNVDAIDRFCRENGIGLVVIGPEDPLCAGLADRLAAPGRAVFGPVAEAAKLEGDKAWAKDLMRGALIPTADSRTFTRHEPARAYAEARETPVVVKAAGLAKGKGVLVTRSAEEAVAAVDDLMLKKSFGGAGETVIIEERLAGQEVSVLALVDGQNLRVLDPAQDHKAVGEGDTGPNTGGMGAYCPTPVLDEKTLRVIEREVLVRAVDALRRGGVAFRGVLYAGMMLTAGGPKTLEFNTRFGDPETQPLMMRLRGDLLELMLATCAGTLDQVPLDWDPRVCVGVVVCAGGYPGAYRKDDPVGGIDEAEEDPDVKVFHAGTRIDRDGLLVTAGGRVLCVCALADDLATAREKANAAAAKIRFPGAFFRRDIGGRVS, encoded by the coding sequence ATGCCCCGCAAGCCCACGCCCGAGCCGCCCGACGGCCCGCCCAAGACCGGCCCCGTCCACGTCCTTCTCCTCGGCGCAGGGGGCCGGGAGCACGCGATCGGGTGGAAGCTCAAGCAGGCGGAGCGCTGCGGCAAGATCTGGTTTGCACCGGGCAACGGCGGCACCCGGGAGGTCGGCACCAACGTCGACCTGCCCTTCGACCCGGTCAACACCAAGAACGTCGACGCCATCGACCGCTTCTGCCGGGAGAACGGCATCGGCCTCGTCGTGATCGGGCCCGAGGATCCGCTGTGCGCCGGCCTCGCCGACCGCCTCGCGGCCCCCGGCCGCGCCGTCTTCGGACCCGTGGCCGAGGCCGCGAAGCTCGAGGGCGACAAGGCGTGGGCGAAGGACCTCATGCGGGGGGCGCTCATCCCCACGGCCGACTCCCGCACCTTCACCCGCCACGAGCCCGCCCGCGCCTACGCCGAGGCCCGCGAGACGCCGGTGGTCGTGAAGGCCGCCGGCCTCGCCAAGGGCAAGGGGGTCCTGGTCACCCGCTCGGCCGAGGAGGCGGTTGCCGCCGTCGACGACCTCATGCTCAAGAAGAGCTTCGGCGGGGCCGGCGAGACCGTCATCATCGAGGAGCGCTTGGCCGGCCAAGAGGTCTCCGTGCTCGCGCTCGTCGACGGCCAGAACCTCCGCGTGCTCGACCCCGCCCAGGACCACAAGGCCGTCGGCGAGGGCGACACCGGGCCGAACACCGGCGGCATGGGCGCCTACTGCCCCACCCCGGTGCTCGACGAGAAGACCCTCCGGGTCATCGAGCGTGAGGTGCTCGTCCGCGCCGTCGACGCGCTGCGGCGGGGCGGCGTCGCCTTCCGCGGCGTGCTCTACGCCGGGATGATGCTCACCGCCGGCGGGCCCAAGACCCTCGAGTTCAACACCCGCTTCGGCGATCCGGAGACCCAGCCGCTCATGATGCGCCTCCGGGGCGATCTCCTGGAGCTCATGCTCGCCACCTGCGCCGGCACCCTCGACCAGGTGCCGCTGGACTGGGACCCGCGCGTGTGCGTGGGCGTCGTCGTCTGCGCCGGCGGCTACCCCGGCGCGTACCGCAAGGACGACCCCGTCGGCGGCATCGACGAGGCCGAGGAGGACCCGGACGTCAAGGTGTTCCACGCCGGCACGAGGATCGATCGCGACGGCCTCCTGGTGACCGCGGGCGGCCGCGTGCTCTGCGTCTGCGCCCTCGCCGACGACCTCGCCACCGCGCGGGAGAAGGCCAACGCCGCCGCCGCGAAGATCCGCTTCCCCGGGGCGTTCTTCCGTCGCGACATCGGCGGCAGGGTTTCCTGA
- a CDS encoding alpha/beta fold hydrolase, which yields MPEDLHLPMRTFLLPGIASDAELLEPQAKRLGPGLVVPPWIEPEGKHEALAHYAGRFAEGLELPADGGPYALGGVSFGGMLSLELARILDPQPACVVLISSARSGDAIPRSLWYWEKMAAILDPWWMKELSRGIAQPLTWGGGEAAASAERFRAMVGRLSPAFFQWSVEACVSWEGPGPLTEFFPPIAQIHGSDDAVVRCVPEQCDEVVEGAGHLMNLTHERTVNRFVFEAVNRRIGRR from the coding sequence ATGCCCGAGGACCTCCACCTGCCGATGAGGACCTTCCTGCTGCCGGGGATCGCTTCGGACGCGGAGCTGCTGGAGCCGCAGGCGAAGCGGCTGGGCCCGGGGCTGGTGGTGCCGCCGTGGATCGAGCCCGAGGGCAAGCACGAGGCGCTGGCGCACTACGCGGGGCGCTTCGCGGAGGGCCTGGAACTCCCCGCGGACGGCGGGCCGTACGCGCTGGGCGGGGTTTCGTTCGGCGGGATGCTGTCGCTGGAGCTGGCGAGGATCCTCGACCCGCAGCCGGCGTGCGTGGTGCTGATCAGCTCGGCGCGGAGCGGCGATGCGATCCCGCGGTCGCTGTGGTACTGGGAGAAGATGGCGGCGATCCTGGACCCTTGGTGGATGAAGGAGCTGTCGCGGGGCATCGCGCAGCCGCTCACGTGGGGCGGCGGCGAGGCGGCGGCGTCGGCGGAGCGGTTCCGGGCGATGGTCGGGCGGCTGAGCCCGGCGTTCTTCCAGTGGTCGGTGGAGGCGTGCGTGTCGTGGGAGGGGCCGGGCCCGCTGACGGAGTTTTTCCCGCCGATCGCGCAGATCCACGGCAGCGACGACGCCGTGGTGCGCTGCGTGCCAGAGCAGTGCGACGAGGTGGTGGAGGGGGCGGGGCACCTCATGAACCTCACCCACGAGAGAACGGTGAACCGGTTCGTGTTCGAGGCGGTGAACCGGCGGATCGGCCGCCGTTGA
- a CDS encoding glycosyltransferase family 4 protein, which yields MRVLMLGWEFPPHLSGGIGTACEGLTRALTHAGVAVTFVLPEHAAEVGRPGGPVLTAAAPDRDDAPEPPAPDAAAADLRVADAALADAGAARSRAAASSPRVPRPASAGEPAAAGREAPYGLTVERVDAPLPSAYTASGPADGAGTVAGEAGGRLWGGTASASAPGAAGRGGAAAVDLPGNAGPAGPTGESDGAPGPARDPEIVRQTRRYADACVELASRLAEEAAAAGEPGFDAVHAHDWTTFPAGVAVADALGLPLIAHVHSTAFDRSGGDDAPGPVRDIERIGLSRAARVLAVSRRTREALERRYGVDPARIRVVHNAASPADGRSRTDGDDDAPACTAGIAPDDRVVLFLGRLTAQKGPGYFLDAARAVLEKRPDTTFVVAGSGDRLGETMARVQESGIADRFVFTGFLKGDDVKAVYDRADVYVMPSVSEPFGIAPLDAIQRGVPVIVSKQSGVSEVLDHALKVDFWDTEELANQILAVLNHPTLGATLRAHASVQVRGLTWEGAAERVVEAYEEAVRR from the coding sequence CGGCAGGCCCGGCGGCCCGGTGCTGACCGCCGCCGCGCCGGACCGCGACGACGCTCCCGAACCTCCCGCGCCCGACGCCGCCGCGGCGGACTTGCGGGTTGCCGACGCCGCCCTCGCCGACGCCGGCGCCGCCCGCAGCCGGGCCGCCGCTTCCTCGCCGCGCGTCCCCCGACCCGCGTCCGCCGGCGAGCCCGCCGCCGCCGGCCGCGAGGCGCCCTACGGCCTCACGGTCGAGCGTGTCGATGCGCCCCTGCCCTCCGCCTACACCGCCTCGGGCCCGGCCGACGGCGCGGGCACCGTCGCCGGCGAGGCCGGTGGTCGCCTCTGGGGCGGCACCGCCTCCGCCTCCGCGCCGGGCGCCGCCGGCCGGGGAGGCGCCGCCGCCGTGGACCTCCCCGGGAACGCCGGTCCCGCCGGCCCAACCGGCGAATCCGACGGCGCACCCGGCCCCGCCCGCGACCCCGAGATCGTCCGGCAGACCCGCCGCTACGCCGACGCCTGCGTCGAGCTCGCCTCCCGCCTCGCCGAAGAGGCCGCCGCCGCCGGCGAGCCCGGTTTCGACGCCGTGCACGCCCACGACTGGACGACTTTCCCCGCCGGGGTCGCCGTCGCCGATGCGCTGGGCCTCCCGCTGATCGCCCACGTGCACAGCACCGCGTTCGACCGCTCCGGGGGCGACGACGCCCCGGGCCCGGTCCGCGACATCGAGCGGATCGGCCTCTCCCGCGCCGCCCGCGTGCTCGCCGTCTCCCGGCGCACGCGTGAGGCGCTGGAGCGGCGTTACGGCGTCGATCCGGCCCGCATCCGGGTGGTCCACAACGCCGCCTCGCCCGCCGACGGCCGGAGCCGGACCGACGGAGACGACGACGCCCCCGCGTGCACCGCCGGCATCGCCCCCGACGACCGCGTCGTGCTCTTCCTGGGCCGCCTGACCGCGCAGAAGGGGCCCGGCTACTTCCTCGACGCCGCGAGGGCCGTGCTCGAGAAGCGTCCCGACACCACCTTCGTCGTCGCCGGCAGCGGCGACCGCCTCGGCGAGACGATGGCCCGCGTGCAGGAAAGCGGCATCGCCGACCGCTTCGTGTTCACCGGCTTCCTCAAGGGGGACGACGTCAAAGCCGTGTACGACCGCGCCGACGTCTACGTCATGCCGTCGGTTTCCGAGCCCTTCGGCATCGCCCCGCTGGACGCCATCCAGCGCGGCGTGCCGGTGATCGTGTCCAAGCAGAGCGGCGTGTCGGAGGTGCTCGACCACGCCCTGAAGGTCGACTTTTGGGACACCGAAGAGCTCGCCAACCAGATCCTCGCCGTCCTCAACCACCCGACGCTGGGGGCCACCCTCCGCGCCCACGCGAGCGTGCAGGTCCGCGGGCTGACCTGGGAGGGCGCCGCCGAGCGGGTCGTCGAGGCCTACGAGGAGGCCGTCCGCCGCTGA